The segment TGTATATTAGTCCACGACATTCCCGACAAAAAGAATATAAATAATCCCGTAAATAGAGCCGTAAAGAATACTCCAAAGGTGGAGAGAACTATACCAGGAGCAATAATGGGTTTTATCTCTTTATATTTGGTGTCCATACCACCAGAGAATAGTATAATACTTAAGGCCACCATACCTATAAATTGAGCATCGCCTGTATCATTGAATTGCAAACCAAACCCATCAGAACCAAAGATCATGCCGACAAAAAGGAAGAGTAATAAGGTGGGAACGCCAAATCGATATCCTGTTTTACTTACCACGATACTCACAAAGAGTAGTATAGATCCGATGAGAAGGATGTTTTCTGCTGTAAAAATCATAATGATTAATTTCTATAAATTAGAATGAATAAGAATAGGAAACTGTATGTGCGAAAATAACTAAAATAATTTTGAATTGGAAAGGACAAAGCTCCTCAAAGTTAATTAATTTGTTGTTATCAGCGTTTATGACAATCTTTATGTGGAATATATACTAAAAACATTTAAACACTTCGTTATTATGTCTAAAAAAAGAGTCGTATTGTTTGATTTTGATGGAGTTATTATGGATACCGAGACTATTTACACTGAGTTTTGGGATGATCAGGGAAAAAAGTATCTAAATATAGAGAATTTTGGAAAGATTGTTAAAGGAAGAACGGATGATGTTATTTATAAAAAATATTTTACAGATCATCAGCATTTAATTCCCCTCTTAGATAAAGAAATAGATCATTTAGAAAATACTATGCCTTTTAATTATATAAGAGGTGCTGAGGAATTTATGTTGCACCTGAAGGCTGAAGGAGTAAAAATAGGGATGGCTACTAGTTCTAATAATAGGAAAATGGAAATAGTGTTTGGCCAACATCCTCGGTTAAAAGAGTTATTAGATTATATTGTGACAGTGGATATGGTGTCTCATCCTAAGCCAAATCCTGAATGTTATCAAAAGGCAATGGAGTATTTTAATGCTTCTCCTAAAGAAACTGTTATTTTTGAAGATTCAATTTATGGACTTCAGGCAGCAAGAGATGCTGGGGCGGTAGTAGTAGGTTTAACAACAACTAGTACTTCTGATGAAATTGCTTATCTGTCAGATTATATTATTCCTGATTTTGATGGAATTACATATGATACAATTCGTGAGTTTTTAGATTAAGCAAGAGCGATACATTTAGTAAAAATAAATAGTCCCCTTATCATTACAAGGGGACTATTTGTATTCTAACTCAAGGAGTTCTTTTAAGAAATAGAGCGAGCTATTTCTACTCCTTGTCGTATGCGATCTGCCATACCAATACCTCCTTTTACGTTTCCTGCAATATGAAGACCTTTGAAGGTCTGCTCTAGGCTTATAATGGTCTTAAAGCGTTCTCCACTATTTAGTTCGTACTGTGGGATAGCATGTTTGTGTCTGAAGATATGTATTAAGTCTGGTTGTTTATTGCTAGGGAATTTCAACATATCGTGAAAATCTTTAATAACCAACTTTTTCAGTTCTTCATCACTCATTTCTGTAAGTTCTACGTGTTTTACTCCACCAATAAAGAAAGAGAATAATGCTCCTTCTTTGGGTGCTCGTCCCTCAAAGCAGGCGGAAGGATATAAGATGCCTAATACATTTCTATTCTCACAAGAAGGTACCAATCCCCCAAATGCATTAAACTTTAAGCCCTCTGTATCTTTCACTCCCACACTAACTTGTACAACAGGAGCATAGTGTAAATTGGCTATTTTATTCATGTCACTACATTCAATAAAGGGTAATATTTGGGGTAACGCATATCCACCTGTTGTTGTTATAACTTCTTGAGAAGTGAATTCAAAAGAATTATCAGAAGTATTGAACTGTGTAATCCATAAGTTTCCTTGTGGCTGAATCTGAGTGTTTTTTGCTCCTATAAAAATAAACTCACTTCCTATCTTTTTTTCTATAGCCTTAGGTATTTCATTTAATCCTCCTTTTGCTGAAAAGACCTTTTTAGAAGCTAGTTTATCACGATCTGATTTGGGTATCTTTGCTTTGGCCATAGCCCCTTTTATAAAGCTACCGTAATTTTGTTCTAAATTATATAGTTTGGGTAGGGCAAATCGAGTAATAAGGGTTTCAGGATTACCTGCATATACTCCCGATAAAAATGGATCGACAGCGTAGTTAAGAAAAGATTTACCCAACCTTCTACGTGTTAAGTTTGCTACAGATTCATCGGGGTCTGTTCCTTTCTGACGAAAAGGTTCTCCTAAGATTCTAAACTTATCTGTAAAGCTAAATAAAGGAGTAAGTAAACCTCCTAGCATTGAAGAAGGTATTTCATGAAATTGTGAGCCTTTCCATA is part of the Bacteroides coprosuis DSM 18011 genome and harbors:
- a CDS encoding HAD-superfamily hydrolase, subfamily IA, variant 3 (COGs: COG0637 phosphatase/phosphohexomutase~InterPro IPR005834:IPR006402~KEGG: bth:BT_0697 putative phosphatase/phosphohexomutase~PFAM: Haloacid dehalogenase-like hydrolase~SPTR: Hydrolase, CbbY/CbbZ/GpH/YieH family;~TIGRFAM: HAD-superfamily hydrolase, subfamily IA, variant 3~IMG reference gene:2504106702~PFAM: haloacid dehalogenase-like hydrolase~TIGRFAM: haloacid dehalogenase superfamily, subfamily IA, variant 3 with third motif having DD or ED) translates to MSKKRVVLFDFDGVIMDTETIYTEFWDDQGKKYLNIENFGKIVKGRTDDVIYKKYFTDHQHLIPLLDKEIDHLENTMPFNYIRGAEEFMLHLKAEGVKIGMATSSNNRKMEIVFGQHPRLKELLDYIVTVDMVSHPKPNPECYQKAMEYFNASPKETVIFEDSIYGLQAARDAGAVVVGLTTTSTSDEIAYLSDYIIPDFDGITYDTIREFLD
- a CDS encoding protoporphyrinogen oxidase (COGs: COG1232 Protoporphyrinogen oxidase~InterPro IPR002937:IPR004572~KEGG: pru:PRU_2785 protoporphyrinogen oxidase~PFAM: Amine oxidase~PRIAM: Protoporphyrinogen oxidase~SPTR: Putative uncharacterized protein;~TIGRFAM: Protoporphyrinogen oxidase~IMG reference gene:2504106703~PFAM: Flavin containing amine oxidoreductase~TIGRFAM: protoporphyrinogen oxidase); amino-acid sequence: MIKEKYDVVIIGAGLTGLTAAFYLHKKGKKVAVIEQNNRIGGQIETFKEEGFTFEKGPNTGVVSYPEVAELFQDLAPLCQLETAKEESKRRLIWKGSQFHEIPSSMLGGLLTPLFSFTDKFRILGEPFRQKGTDPDESVANLTRRRLGKSFLNYAVDPFLSGVYAGNPETLITRFALPKLYNLEQNYGSFIKGAMAKAKIPKSDRDKLASKKVFSAKGGLNEIPKAIEKKIGSEFIFIGAKNTQIQPQGNLWITQFNTSDNSFEFTSQEVITTTGGYALPQILPFIECSDMNKIANLHYAPVVQVSVGVKDTEGLKFNAFGGLVPSCENRNVLGILYPSACFEGRAPKEGALFSFFIGGVKHVELTEMSDEELKKLVIKDFHDMLKFPSNKQPDLIHIFRHKHAIPQYELNSGERFKTIISLEQTFKGLHIAGNVKGGIGMADRIRQGVEIARSIS